In Uranotaenia lowii strain MFRU-FL chromosome 2, ASM2978415v1, whole genome shotgun sequence, one genomic interval encodes:
- the LOC129748920 gene encoding uncharacterized protein LOC129748920, translating into MAITVSQNKRIKADNNARGDARQNTKDARQGQTPLPRRANIGEVPAPNMVNNGSRGSGVGPPTSTAAAVDSGVRKHPTAVTDRITNTTPSPSTEADNNLPGEAPYKHKSISGAKQGEHWAGTISTTSSTAAEVNTTLTEEISSTIATKSPVASVQQKHHQIQHHIFTGSFPLIPTRVSLEEPNYKYLIFLLPWQSSPWPGQDPFVGGQKRKNPFFRNYDPAQ; encoded by the exons ATGGCCATAACAGTATCGCAAAATAAGCGTATCAAGGCCGACAACAACGCGAGAGGtgatg CTCGACAAAATACAAAAGATGCAAGGCAAGGACAAACGCCATTACCCCGCCGGGCAAATATCGGAGAAGTTCCAGCGCCAAATATGGTTAACAATGGGTCGCGTGGAAGCGGCGTTGGTCCCCCcacatcaacagcagcagcagtggaCTCTGGCGTAAGAAAACATCCAACAGCCGTCACTGATCGTATCACCAACACCACCCCCAGCCCGAGCACCGAGGCTGACAATAACTTACCCGGTGAAG CCCCGTACAAACACAAGAGCATTTCCGGCGCCAAACAAGGTGAACACTGGGCCGGAACAATCAGCACCACttcatcaacagcagcagaagTAAACACTACTCTGACGGAAGAAATATCGTCCACGATTGCGACCAAGTCACCAGTCGCTTCCGTTCAGCAGAAGCACCACCAAATCCAACACCATATATTCACCGGAAGCTTTCCTCTCATCCCTACCCGCGTATCGCTGGAAGAGCCTAACTACAAGTACTTGATTTTTCTTCTCCCATGGCAATCGTCCCCATGGCCCGGTCAAGATCCGTTTGTCGGAGGTCAGAAACGGAAGAATCCATTTTTCAG aaattacGATCCTGCTCAGTAA